In Miscanthus floridulus cultivar M001 chromosome 8, ASM1932011v1, whole genome shotgun sequence, the sequence CGGCGCTTCGACTCACGCGCCGCCACCCCTCTGCGCGGCCGCGCCCCTTCTCTCCCCTTCGCAGTTCCCCGCGCCCATTCTCTCACCTCGACGCGAAGTGGCCAAGTCCGGTGGCAGGCGGTGGGATAGCCGATGGCCGCAACACTGCTGCGTGCTGGCCAGGCGGCTAGCCACCAGCACTCGGGGGCACAGGCACCAGGACTCCAGGATTGCAGTTTGCCCGCTGCCCTGCTCTATTTTCCGTTCAATCTTGATCACAAGGCAGAGTAAGCAACTTCAAAGCTTCTTtactttttttttcaatttccaTCAATCGGATCATCCAAATTGGTTTCAATTTTATAGTTCTTCCTTCCTTGGTAGTTTGCCCAGATTCTAGGGTCTGACTTTTTTATTCTCTCTCGAATATCTGGTAATGAACAACCGAATCAACTAAAATATAAATATCTTTTGTGGATTTTAGGAAAAGCATGAAACTGTTTTCCAAATGAAAAGCACCATACAGGGAGATTGCAATATTAGAAATGGAAGATGCATATATTCATCCCAAAAATTCTAGGAAGACCGTCTAGCTTTGTAGATTTGAGAGATCCTAGCCACCAATTTTGCCTCTACTTGGCATATGTGATTTTTATTTTTCAATGGATCATTCTATTGTCTCTTTGCTTAAAATTTAATGGTTTGAGGATTGACAATTGCATTTTGTCAATGCCACAACaatcttttttatatataattgtgtTATTCTCTAACTATATTTTGGTAAACAATAACCACTATTGCCGCTATTTCATTGTTAGTATATACCATTATTGCTTGTGTTTAATTATTGATGCTAAAATCTTGCCCGTAGCAGTATTAAGTTACACTATAATTGCTACTCCGTATGACGGAAGCCTAGACGGCCGCACCCCCTCCATATTTCTCTAGCTCCGCCACTGCTCATGCACAATAAGTTTACCTAGCAGACATTCGGTTCAATGAATTGCGACAGCATCAATGACCTACGGTATTAGGCTATTCTAAAATTTATTAGCCTGAATGACAAAGTTTGTGATGAATTTCTGGTGCTAATCAACAAAGCAGAAGGCAGGAAGAGGGAAATGTTGCGTACTTGCCGGAGTGGAGGATCATCCGTACGAAGCCAACGAGCGGCACGGTGTCCTCGAGGATAAGATCCTCCCAGTCCACCCACTCCCTCTCCGTCGCCTTCCTCCTCCCCTGAACCCCTTCCTCTTCGGGCGGCTCGTCCTCCCCCGGCCCATCAAACGAGGACTCCGcatcggtctccctctcctcctccgtcGACGTCACCGTCGCTACCTCCGGCCGCCGCAGGAAGGCCGCCGGGTCGGGCGGCGCGGCGCCTTGCTCGCGCGCCCTCACCGCCGCAACCGCGCGGCCGTGCCCGCGCCCTCGGCCCCGGAGGACCAGCAGGCAAGAGGTCGAGGCGGGGTGGGCCACGGGGACGAGGCGAGGGCGGGCGACGGCCGGCGCGGCCATGGCGTGCGCGCGCGGCGACGGGAAGTGCATGTGTGCGCGGCGAGGCGGCTGCGGCTCCGTTGGCAATTACGGCATGGGTACGGGCGGGGTGCGCCGTGTCCCAGGCCCGGCCTCGCGCGGCGGGCCGGTCGGCGGAGGGAGGGAAGGGGCGTCGCGTTGCGGTAGCTCGTCGGGGGGGTTTTCCGAGCTGGAGGGGCCGGGGGGGTCTGGGTTGCGCGGCGGGTGGGGATGGCGCAAGCAGTGGCTGGGGAGTTAGCCGCGATGCTGCATGGAGTGGATAGGTCTGGCTCTGTGCGCAGCACGGGAGTGAGCACGACTGAGCGCCAGTCCGAGACCTCGTTGGCGTGGTTGCTGCTGCGCAGCGGCGAACGGACAGGAGCCGGTGATATTTGAGAGGGGGAAAAAGTTATTTTTCATCTCTATAACTCTGGTTAAATTATCGCAGTAGTTCTCAAAGTCTAACCAGTCAACCTGCCTCCCAAAATCTACGTTTAAATTATTTCGCTATAACTTATCAAAAAAAAAACTCGCTGTCCTGTTTAGGCCCTGTTTGAATGTAGTTGAATTCATATCATTCCACATGTGCTGAGGTGGATTGGAGTGAAACTTAAATTAAATTTCACCTCCAATCAACACCAACATATATGGATTAAAGTGAACCCGacaacatccaaacaagaccttagaAATTATCTCAAGGtggttttattattatttttaattaTTAGAAAATATAGTAAACAATTAATAATCTCTGAATTCTAAAAGCTATGCATCGAGAAATGTTAgcacgacttataatttagaatggagtgaGCAAAATTTTTGAAGCACAAAAAATATCTTTGAAGCTTCTAAATGTTTCAAGAAAAATCCTAAAAGGTATATTAGCACAtgataaattcaaataaaatactCAAAGCTCATGAAAATGAATCTATAAGCATTGAGAAATTAGATTTAGTTCTAGGACAATGGGATCAGCCAAGCCCTCTCGGGGGCTTGCTtaataagaataagaaagaaagaggaatCTAATGAAAATAGCATGAAGTAAATGTTTATCCTATTTATGGGTATTCTGAAACTATCCCAATTGGTTGTGGTTGTTAATTCATGATTTGGCATATATACAGAATGAAAGCTTCATTCTCGTTTCTACCAGGAATTTTCAGAACGTATCTATTTTTTTGCCTAATTCTTCAGATGATGATCGATTTAACCTCTGACAAAAAAGGTATAccttgtgtcggtgttttgtcaACCGAGTAGTGAATTTATACGTGTATCGTGCTGCTCTAGAAAGGCGATGGTAGCATCAAAAGGCacaaggaattatactggttcaggccggagccctacgtccagtctcagagagtTCGAGTTTGTGTTCCTCGGTTGactgctctgaagttcttacaatggggtatGTAAGGTAAGGAAAAGAGGTAGGAGAAGAGAGCTGGACGAAAGCCCGAATGAAGTCTTGAGTCCGTCCCCCTGGATGGGAGGCCTAGCCGCCATTATATAGAGTTTGCGGGCCAGGTTACATATAGAGAAGGGTTCTCCCAACCGAGTGGTCGTGAGCCCGAGGGAGGGAGAAACTAGTAAGCTTGGCTCGCAAGCAAGGTTCTGTCCTGGCATCAACGCACGTTCTGgcatggttgtcgtcatggtcttgctCCCACGTCACGGCATGGCGTGACGTGATGCTACAGTGCTGGCCGCGACAGCACTGTTAACACGGTGGTGGTTCACCAACTGTCGTGCGCGACGTGGTCATgccgtggccttcgtcatcatcTTCTATTCTCCCGGTGGCGTCGTGGCAATAGTACGGGAGTAGGTAGTCGCTCCCGGGTCATCGGTCGCCTTTGTTGGTCGTGGTGCCGGTGGCCTCGACCCTGGACTGCGAGGTCGAGGTCCCCAGTGGCTTGGCCGGTCTTGAAAGTCAAGGCCGGGGTCATGTGCcctatcccatagtgggtggggtcGTACGCCCGTCTTGTCAGGCTGTATTTGGACGGTAGGATGTCGTACCGGTCGTCATCGTctggcggtgttgtcttgtccacgCAGCATGGCGCAGGAGTGGCGTCTGTCCCAAGATGGGTGACATTTGTCCCCTCAGTCATCCTAGCGGAGTGAGTGGGGCGTGCATGTCCTTGTCAGGGTTGACGTACTTGATGGAGCTCGACCTCTTTCCGTTCCCTCCTGGGGGTGGTCGAGATGGGGGAGAGGTCGTGCAGCGCTACGTAGCGTGCAGCggaaggagaaggaagaggtcgTGATGGACCGTGCGGCTTGGTGCTTGGCCCGGGGCCTTTGTAGTTTAGGTGAATTGCAGTTGCTGGGCCTCTGCTAGTTGGGTCGGTGTGGGCCGTCCGAGTGACTAACTAATCGATGTGTTGAGATACCTAGGATGTCATAGCCCCGACACCTTGGTTCTATTTTCTCTTCGATAAGTTTGGTAATAAGCATAATGATCCTATTGTTCCGATGGTGAGAAGAACCTATAGTTAGAGTTCTTTGAGTTGAGTGAGGCAGATTATTCGATTTTAAAGCTCGAGGAGGAAAACCGAACTATGAATGAAGGTAGTTCAGGAGGGAAAAAAAATAACTTCTTTCCTTTCGCAAGGAGAGGTGCAGTGGACCTGTACATCTCGGCCCAAAGGCGTTTGTGCAGAAAACCAGCCTGTGCATGTGCATCGTCTTAGGCCAGGCCGATCCTTTTGGGTCCAGGCCCTGAGGATCTACTTGGAAAGGCCCAGGATCTTATACCGCCGACGGCCGAGACGCGCGCTGCTTTGCACCTTGCGCAGCCCATAAGCACGACTTCGATCCAGCCGGAGGCGCGCCGCCGGCTGCCGGCGCCGCAAGGATTTCTCGGTGGCGCTGCGGCTGCGGCCTTTTTCGTTCCGTTCCATTTTGAGCTGTCACTCGAGAAGCTAGTAGTACTCCGTACTCTCTCCGTCCTTAGTCGTCACGATTTAAGCGCGGATAACTTTaatttaatttataaaaaatatgtatAACATTTCtatttctaaataaatttattaaaaaattatattcaaatatctatctaatgatactaattatgtatcataaatattaatatttttaatatatatttaatcaaagttgtttctcggaaaaTGAAAACGACATACATCTAGAGATGGAAGGAGTACGGTACTACCCTAGTAATTCGCTCCGGCGGACAGGCTGAGATTGAGATATTGGCCCCGTttgcgtgcccttaaacctggcttgatccgcttctttttttcatccggaacagtatttttctctcacaaattcctccaaaccatccaaattcctccagatgcATACCATCCGAACGGGGCCATTGTCATATTGAGATGTGAGATGTTCCTGCCCTGTCATCCTCCTGTCTAATCATGAAGGGCCTCTTCATTTGAATTTATCTATCGACTTATCAGTTAGAATTtacgatatttttttctcacaataaaacaaCTTCGATCGACTTATCAGCTGGTTTTAATATCAGTCAAACGTGACCGAAGTCCACATGATGTGCAGTGCAGGGCAGGCTTTTGAGCCTGGAGGGAACGCGTGGAGCCATCGACAGTTGGGCACTGTACTGCTGCCCGACCTTGAGCAATCACAGGGGAATCTCCCTATTCACCCACGCTGTGCATGCAAAGATGCAATCATCACCCCGGTAATTAACAAATACTGTACGTAAGTACTGACAAAACGAGGCATCACGGTAAGAAGTGATGGACGGATGGATCGATGGGCCGACGTGCATTGCACTCGAGAGTCGATCGAGACTGTCGAATGTGGCCATACCAGCATAGCAGAGCACATCTTCGCTGGGACGTATTTGGTTTATAAGTTATAACTTAttagtcaacgaataatatttttctcccaCACTAAATCAGCAGTACTTTCAACCACGACTTGGCATGTTTGGTTCCTTAGAccgaattttagtccctgtccaatcggatgtttggacacatgcatgaagtattaaatatagactaaaaataactaattatacagattgcgactaatttgcgagacgaattttttaagcctaattagtccacgatttgataatgtggtgctacagtaaatatgtgctaatgatggttAATTAGGCATAATAAATTTGACTCGTAAATtaatctccatctatgtaattagttttataattaactcatgtttagtcctaATTAACATCTGAATgttcgatgtgacatggactaaaatttagtccgtgaaACAAAGACACCCCAAATCAGCCTAAACGAACACAGCGATGGTACGGCCGGCACGGGCCATCCATATATCCTTGGTCCTGCCCCGTGCGTGGCGTGCAGTAACCCCATACCGTGGCCAGGTTTCCGGCGTTCGCGCCGGCCCAATCGCCAGCATCAGACAACTGATCCGTGATGGCCAACCAACCCGGGTCGTGCTGTCAGGTGGGGTCGCTGCGTTGAAAAGTCGCCCGGGCCCCTAGCGCCGCAGCATGAGATACCAGCACAACTGCACAAGGATACTGTTACGAACCAACGAGTTCTTCCGATTGAGACAAGTAGCAGTTGATTGGTAAGGGGGCGAAAGGAGAGCAAGCAAGGAGGAAGGTTCAGAAGAGGGCCGAAGGAACGAGTTGATGGATACAATTTCTGATACCTCTCCCCTCTAACCTATTACACATATATCCGGTCCATATCTCCGATCACCGCTTCACGCCGTCGCCCACTCATCCCCGCTGGTGCGCGTGCTCGGCACCCTTGCTCTACTGGAGCGCCTCAGGTGTGGCCCAACCCCCTGTGCTGTTGCCTCCTCTTCAGAAGCCGGCCCAGGCCCATGTGCTGCTGAAGACTTTGCGTGGGTCCGcatcatgggccatgacatcctCTCCCCCTTGCGCGCCAAGCCGGCTCCAGACGGCGGCGCGAGGAAACTACTGCCGGAGATGGTCCAAGTTCTCCCAAGTAGCTAGCGAAACTGGCAAATGAGACCACTGGATCAGTCCTTGAGAGATGGAACGCGTACCTTTGAGCACTGACCGAACTTGCAAGATCCGCTCAGGAATACTCTAGATCACATCAGCTGAAGGAGGGTGAGCTGTGATAGTTTGCTGTGCACCAACGGACTTCTTCAACTGTGACACATGAAAGACCGGATGCACAGATGAAGAGGCCGGCAATTCCAGCTGATAGGCCATAGTGCCCACCCGTGCAACCACCCGGTATGGTACGAAGTACTTGAAGGCTAACTTCTGATTGGCGCGCTGACCCAATGAAGACTGAATATATGGTTGAAGCTTCACAAACACCCAATCATTAACCTCAAAGTGGCGCTCAGAACGATGTTGATCAGCATACTTCTTCATGCGTTGCTTGGCACGGTTAAGATGCTGTCGAATGACATCAAGCATAAGATCTCTGTCAGCCACCCAGgtataaggatggcaacgggtatatacccgtcgggtatcgccggaacgttctcttccccgctacggagaattcatcccgtccccatccccattaactgtctcgggtatagattcttgcccatccccgtacccgtcgggtatccgttgggtaacagatacccgacgggtactgcatacccgataaacaaggacacttggggtcgcagctttgcaatcggagacgtttcttcttcacccaggtataagtgtcggagtctcggagatgccgatgagaaggagcgaggttgcgaggaggacgagcaaaggtggcagagagaccgaactgaggaagcgaggggcacgagcgcttgtGAGACAGgcatgcttgtgctgctggcggagatggtgaggaaaaattgaacgagggttcctagaacacacaaattatatatatgactgttcagatttagaccaaaatatctatgttgagcttctttgggcctaatactcgcatgacagctcaaataatcgggttccccaacgggtaacggggacgggtaaacagggaacgttcccgtacccgctatacccatcgggtatggattcttgcccatttagatgcccgcgggtaaagatatgatcccatccccgtcccctaatggatcaaatacccgtcgggtatcgggtatcgggtcccTATTGCCATCCTTACCCAGGTAGCCAAATCTGCCACTAGAACCTCCGAGCTTGCAGCAAGACCAAAGTGCCTGGGAACATAACCATACAAAACTTCGAATGGTGAGCGGCTGAGAGCAGAATGCCAATTTGTATTATACCAAAACTCCGTTGGGTCCAGCCACTGCCGCCAATTGCGAGGACAGGCATGAGTGAAACAGCGAAGAAATGTTTCCAGACACTGATTCACCCGCTCAGTCTGACCAACGGACTGTGGGTGGTACACCGTACTCATGCGCAACTCAACACCAGCCAACTTGAAT encodes:
- the LOC136474956 gene encoding protein DCL homolog, chloroplastic-like — protein: MHFPSPRAHAMAAPAVARPRLVPVAHPASTSCLLVLRGRGRGHGRAVAAVRAREQGAAPPDPAAFLRRPEVATVTSTEEERETDAESSFDGPGEDEPPEEEGVQGRRKATEREWVDWEDLILEDTVPLVGFVRMILHSGKYESGDRLSPEHEKAILERLLPYHPEYDKKIGCGIDYITVGLHPEFENSRCLFIVRKDGEQVDFSFWKCVKGLIRQKYPMYADSFILRHFRRRQDY